The Brassica napus cultivar Da-Ae chromosome C7, Da-Ae, whole genome shotgun sequence genome has a segment encoding these proteins:
- the LOC106378225 gene encoding inverted formin-2-like, with protein sequence MAPRPRPAAPAPTYADLFGDGSSSSGPSSSSGTVPDSHTSRRVPSTPPPLPSQMPPPRAPPVAPDQPAPPAAVHPDLRVPAHAPFARYTVEDLLAQPGREGLHVLDPDRPPGTYWFGANNRVSRSVSETMKGYYDGPYPNWTMTPDHVKTTWFKCFAVIIFTYY encoded by the exons atggctcctagaccgAGACCAGCAGCTCCTGCACCTACGTATGCGGATTTGTTTGGCGATGGATCTTCCTCtagcggtccatcgtcttcttccgggacagttccagactctcacaCATCTCGGAGAGTTCCTTCGacccctcctcctcttccatctCAGATGCCTCCCCCACGAGCTCCACCTGTCGCCCCGGATCAGCCTGCCCCACCGGCTGCAGTTCATCCCGATTTGCGGGTGCCAGCTCATGCACCATTCGCAAGATACACCgtcgaggatttgcttgcccagcccggACGAGAGGGTTTACACGTTctggaccccgatagacccccgggtacttattg gtttggggctaacaaccgtgttagccggagcgtttcagaGACGATGAAGGGATATTATGACGGCCCTTATCCCAACTGGACCATGACTCCCGATCACGTCAAGacgacgtggtttaaatgttttgcggtaattatatttacatattattaa